Proteins from a genomic interval of Lactococcus protaetiae:
- a CDS encoding glycosyltransferase family 2 protein: MKKLSIIVPCYNEEESLPLFFSAMEEIHNRLPLDFEYLFVDDGSSDGTLRVLRELENQYSRKVHYLSFSRNFGKEAAIYAGLQASTGDYLTLMDADLQDPPELLVKMYEKIQHPDIDCVAARRSDRQGEPVLRSLFSRLFYRIMNRISSTPVIDGVRDFRLMTRQMADSILELSEYNRFSKGLLTWVGYRTEYVAYQNRERIAGKTSWSFWSLLRYSIDGFINFSEAPLNIATYSGVVSTFLSILVILFLIIRQLFFHRSASGWTSMTVIIIFCFGFTLLMLGVIGKYISKIFLETKRRPIYIVKEKK, encoded by the coding sequence ATGAAAAAATTATCAATCATTGTTCCTTGTTATAATGAGGAAGAATCTCTCCCACTCTTTTTTTCGGCGATGGAGGAGATTCATAATCGACTCCCATTAGATTTTGAATATTTATTTGTTGATGATGGCTCTAGTGACGGTACTTTAAGAGTGTTGCGTGAGTTAGAAAATCAGTATTCGAGAAAGGTACATTACCTCTCGTTTTCTCGAAATTTTGGGAAAGAAGCGGCAATATACGCAGGTTTGCAGGCTTCAACGGGAGATTATTTGACGTTGATGGATGCGGATTTACAAGACCCTCCGGAGTTATTAGTTAAGATGTATGAAAAAATTCAACATCCTGATATTGACTGTGTAGCAGCGAGACGCTCAGACCGTCAAGGTGAGCCAGTGTTGAGAAGTCTTTTTTCTCGCTTATTTTATCGGATTATGAATCGGATTAGTTCAACGCCTGTGATTGATGGAGTACGCGATTTTCGATTAATGACACGGCAAATGGCAGATAGTATCTTAGAGTTATCAGAGTATAACCGATTTTCTAAAGGCTTGCTGACTTGGGTGGGGTATCGCACGGAGTATGTTGCTTATCAAAATCGAGAGCGTATAGCAGGAAAGACATCGTGGAGTTTCTGGAGCTTGCTACGATATTCTATTGATGGTTTTATTAATTTTTCTGAAGCTCCTTTAAATATTGCAACTTATAGTGGAGTCGTCTCTACTTTTCTCTCGATTTTAGTGATTCTTTTTCTGATTATTCGTCAATTATTTTTTCATCGTTCAGCAAGTGGTTGGACATCAATGACAGTTATTATCATTTTTTGTTTCGGTTTTACTTTGTTGATGTTGGGGGTAATCGGGAAATATATTAGTAAGATTTTCTTAGAAACGAAACGTCGTCCGATTTATATTGTGAAAGAGAAGAAGTGA
- a CDS encoding Xaa-Pro dipeptidyl-peptidase — MRFNHFSIVEKNFDEKLNELDQLGFRWSVFWDEKKILKDFLIQSPIDLTVLQATLEMDILQFLKSEQSLDWEIFWTLALQLLDFTANFDFEVGKATEFAKSLNLPQVDAEINTEHLISACYLLLCTRRKNGMTLVEHWVSEGLLPTDNQYHFFNDKSLATFDTTQLKREIIWVESPVDTEHRGTYDLIKVQIIRPISEHKLPTIMTASPYHLGTNEKANDLALHDMNVPLKEKENCEITVNNQLPECEDYKNNEKPVVDGAPYHFSHGWTYSLNDYFLARGFASIYVAGVGTRGSDGFQTSGDYQQIYSMTAVINWLNGRARAFTSRKKTHEIKATWANGKVAMTGKSYLGTMAYGAATTGVDGLEVILAEAGISSWYNYYRENGLVRSPGGFPGEDLDVLAALTYSRNLDASDFLKGNEQYVKSLSDMTHALNRESGDYSQFWHNRNYLTYADKVKADVLIVHGLQDWNVTPEQAYNFWKALPKRHVKHAFLHRGAHIYINSWQSIDFSETINSYFVAKLLGKDLNLNLPPIILQENSKEQSWTTLSDFGATDSVQIPLGKTAVSFAQFQNHYDDETFNKYSKDFNVFKKDLFENRANATVIDIELPSALTVNGPIDLEVTLKINDTKGLLSAQILDFGETKRLEDKARIKDLKVLDRGRNFMLDDLLELPLTSSPYQVITKGFLNLQNENLMTTTSVSSDEWMTVKFSLQPTIYHLEKSDKLRVILYSTDFEHTVRDNRDVTYDIDLSHSKLIIPVESEKK; from the coding sequence CAATCTTTAGATTGGGAAATTTTTTGGACTTTAGCCCTGCAACTTCTCGATTTTACAGCAAATTTTGACTTTGAAGTAGGAAAAGCTACTGAATTTGCGAAATCACTCAATCTTCCCCAAGTTGATGCAGAGATAAATACTGAACATCTGATTTCTGCTTGTTATCTTCTTTTATGCACTCGTCGTAAAAATGGGATGACACTTGTTGAACACTGGGTTTCAGAGGGTCTTCTCCCAACTGATAATCAGTACCATTTTTTTAATGACAAGTCCCTCGCAACTTTTGACACCACTCAGCTCAAGCGCGAAATTATTTGGGTTGAAAGTCCAGTTGATACTGAGCATCGTGGAACTTATGACCTTATCAAAGTTCAAATCATTCGCCCAATTTCCGAACACAAACTTCCCACCATCATGACTGCGAGCCCTTATCATCTAGGTACGAATGAAAAAGCTAATGATTTAGCACTCCATGACATGAATGTCCCTCTTAAAGAAAAAGAGAACTGTGAGATAACCGTAAACAATCAACTTCCAGAATGTGAAGATTATAAGAATAATGAGAAACCTGTTGTAGATGGTGCTCCTTATCATTTTAGTCATGGTTGGACTTACTCTCTGAATGATTACTTTCTAGCTCGTGGTTTCGCTTCTATTTATGTAGCAGGTGTTGGAACCCGTGGCTCTGATGGTTTCCAAACCTCTGGTGATTATCAACAAATCTACAGTATGACTGCAGTTATCAACTGGCTCAATGGTCGCGCTCGTGCTTTTACTTCCCGTAAAAAAACTCACGAAATAAAAGCAACTTGGGCAAACGGCAAAGTAGCAATGACAGGAAAATCGTATCTCGGTACGATGGCTTATGGTGCTGCAACAACTGGTGTTGATGGGCTTGAAGTTATTCTCGCTGAAGCAGGCATTAGTTCTTGGTACAATTATTATCGTGAAAATGGGCTTGTTCGTTCACCTGGCGGATTTCCTGGGGAGGATTTAGATGTTTTAGCTGCACTCACTTACTCTCGTAACCTTGATGCCTCTGATTTCTTAAAAGGAAATGAACAGTATGTTAAGTCGCTTTCTGATATGACTCATGCCTTAAATCGTGAGTCTGGAGATTACAGTCAATTTTGGCATAATCGTAATTATCTTACTTATGCGGATAAAGTTAAAGCAGATGTTTTAATCGTACATGGCTTGCAGGACTGGAATGTTACCCCTGAACAAGCTTATAATTTCTGGAAAGCCTTGCCTAAAAGGCATGTAAAGCATGCTTTCTTACATCGTGGAGCACATATTTATATTAATTCTTGGCAATCTATTGATTTTTCAGAAACAATTAATAGTTACTTTGTGGCAAAATTATTAGGTAAAGATTTGAATTTGAATCTCCCTCCAATTATTTTGCAAGAAAATTCTAAGGAACAAAGTTGGACAACACTTTCAGACTTTGGTGCTACTGACAGCGTTCAAATACCTCTTGGTAAAACTGCTGTGTCATTTGCCCAATTTCAAAATCATTATGATGATGAAACTTTCAATAAATACAGTAAAGATTTCAATGTATTCAAAAAAGATTTATTTGAAAATCGTGCCAATGCTACTGTCATTGATATAGAACTTCCATCAGCACTGACTGTTAATGGTCCTATCGATTTAGAAGTAACATTAAAAATAAATGATACTAAAGGATTGCTTTCAGCACAAATTTTAGATTTTGGTGAGACAAAACGTCTAGAGGATAAGGCTCGCATTAAAGATTTAAAAGTGCTTGACCGTGGACGGAATTTCATGCTAGATGACCTCCTTGAATTACCACTGACCAGTAGTCCTTATCAAGTCATCACTAAAGGATTTTTGAACTTACAAAATGAGAATTTGATGACAACAACTTCTGTAAGCAGTGACGAATGGATGACTGTAAAATTTAGCCTCCAACCAACAATTTATCATTTAGAAAAATCTGATAAATTAAGGGTTATTCTTTACAGTACTGATTTTGAACATACCGTTCGAGATAATCGTGATGTGACTTATGATATTGATTTATCTCATTCAAAACTTATCATTCCCGTAGAAAGTGAGAAAAAATAA
- a CDS encoding glycosyltransferase: MKIMTYLSMGLLLYPLLAAIAYTIGGYVYHHSYKGKIKTFYHFKPEEEPLVTIMVPAHNEEVVIEDTLNYLAHGLNYHNYEILVIDDASTDLTVSIVQRMKLRIPNLRLIQITENHGKAHAFNIGMGFAKGEYVLSNDADTTPEPDAIWKYVNYFVGNRYQNTGAVTANMGTQNRNGLLEKSTTVEFASIMGLIKRAQQGTLGSVYAFNGANTMYRKAAALDVGGFRQDRATEDISIAWDMQYNGWRAIFAPEILFYMNIPDNGQDFYHQRLRWAMGGTESFIDNFRRIFRHPIKNINKVIMLIDQFSSITWCLYYFLTTITMLVDVVLFMVIGEYSSASYTFQSFVIFLSFMVVFGLSQLILALVLDDSGKKMKYLLFAPLYLLFFWQINVITVVNTIFLAIKNTTNYDAKGNWKSPTRVKINKDETDN; the protein is encoded by the coding sequence ATGAAAATTATGACCTATTTGTCCATGGGACTGCTTTTGTATCCCTTGCTTGCAGCGATTGCTTATACGATTGGTGGCTATGTTTATCATCATTCCTATAAAGGAAAAATCAAAACATTTTATCATTTTAAACCTGAAGAAGAACCATTAGTTACGATTATGGTTCCTGCGCATAATGAGGAAGTTGTCATAGAAGACACTTTAAACTATCTAGCGCATGGACTTAATTATCATAACTATGAGATTCTTGTGATTGATGATGCCTCGACAGATTTGACAGTGAGTATTGTCCAGCGGATGAAGCTCCGTATTCCCAATCTTCGATTAATCCAAATTACTGAAAATCATGGGAAGGCTCACGCTTTCAATATTGGGATGGGATTTGCTAAAGGTGAATATGTTTTGTCCAATGATGCTGACACGACACCAGAGCCAGATGCCATATGGAAATATGTTAATTATTTTGTCGGAAATCGTTATCAAAATACAGGTGCAGTCACAGCAAACATGGGAACACAGAACAGAAATGGACTACTAGAAAAATCAACTACAGTTGAGTTTGCATCAATCATGGGATTGATTAAAAGAGCGCAACAAGGAACATTAGGTTCTGTCTATGCTTTTAATGGTGCTAACACAATGTATCGAAAAGCTGCGGCACTTGATGTAGGTGGCTTTAGACAGGATCGCGCAACAGAAGATATTTCGATTGCATGGGATATGCAGTATAATGGTTGGCGCGCGATATTTGCTCCTGAAATTTTGTTTTATATGAATATTCCTGATAATGGACAAGATTTTTATCATCAACGATTACGGTGGGCAATGGGAGGAACAGAGTCATTTATTGATAACTTTAGACGTATCTTTCGTCATCCGATTAAAAACATTAATAAAGTAATTATGTTGATTGACCAATTTTCATCAATTACTTGGTGTTTGTATTATTTTCTGACCACGATTACAATGCTAGTAGATGTGGTACTCTTTATGGTTATTGGTGAGTATAGTTCCGCGAGTTATACTTTCCAAAGTTTTGTCATCTTTCTTTCGTTTATGGTTGTTTTTGGTTTGAGTCAGCTTATTTTAGCACTTGTGTTGGATGATTCGGGGAAAAAGATGAAATATCTTTTATTCGCACCATTATACCTTTTGTTTTTTTGGCAAATTAATGTCATCACAGTGGTGAATACAATCTTTCTGGCTATTAAAAATACGACCAACTACGATGCCAAAGGAAATTGGAAATCGCCAACACGCGTGAAAATAAATAAAGATGAGACGGACAATTAA
- a CDS encoding anti sigma factor C-terminal domain-containing protein, whose amino-acid sequence MENLDKEFKKLVKQTKKRRRWVGVGISLLATGVVVVGAVFARNVYVKQALEQEAVKANIAYETQNPNVITNVTGQTLGFLGGSYTTENYKNVDGYLVSIGGNTVSYGQMLEENKDTYNGGTWLSSSVNSNIGDGVFFKNGQKQPSFYSPTAENNYLLNGGKGAPQELRTLTKLPNHLAEVAITFDKAYTYKEIQRMIPQNLLINWCLLATDDKTANIGGSNLYIGLSTNVDNYSKGEPSYDEATGKLNSQDERKILGATTTNTIYGLDDKLYGDFVAAIKKANTISDFTALGFGSGTGPDDVKMYYPYRDALKQVKQHPTLATAKFAGVILTGRTENFAQLSEKSWIYASSVGATTEVLPYLEPIT is encoded by the coding sequence ATGGAAAATTTAGATAAAGAATTCAAAAAATTAGTCAAACAGACCAAAAAGCGTCGGCGTTGGGTGGGAGTAGGGATTTCACTATTGGCGACAGGAGTGGTTGTTGTGGGTGCTGTCTTTGCACGAAATGTATATGTGAAACAGGCACTGGAGCAGGAGGCTGTCAAAGCCAATATTGCCTATGAAACGCAAAATCCAAATGTTATTACTAATGTAACGGGACAAACGTTGGGTTTTCTTGGAGGGAGTTATACAACAGAAAATTATAAAAATGTGGATGGCTATCTGGTTTCGATCGGTGGGAATACGGTAAGTTATGGGCAAATGCTTGAGGAAAACAAAGATACATATAATGGCGGTACGTGGCTATCTTCATCGGTGAATAGCAATATCGGAGATGGTGTGTTTTTTAAGAATGGGCAAAAGCAACCTAGTTTTTATAGTCCAACTGCCGAAAATAATTATCTATTAAATGGTGGAAAGGGAGCTCCTCAAGAATTAAGAACCTTGACAAAATTACCGAATCATTTGGCAGAAGTTGCGATTACTTTTGATAAGGCCTATACTTACAAGGAAATTCAGCGTATGATTCCTCAAAATTTATTGATTAACTGGTGTTTGCTTGCAACTGACGATAAAACGGCGAATATCGGAGGTTCAAATTTATATATTGGCTTGAGTACGAATGTAGATAATTATAGTAAAGGTGAGCCAAGTTATGATGAGGCCACAGGGAAATTAAATTCACAAGATGAGCGGAAAATATTAGGAGCCACCACAACAAATACGATTTACGGACTGGATGATAAGCTCTATGGTGATTTTGTTGCAGCGATTAAGAAAGCGAATACGATTTCTGACTTTACTGCATTAGGCTTTGGTTCTGGCACAGGACCTGATGATGTAAAAATGTATTACCCTTACCGAGATGCTCTCAAGCAAGTCAAGCAACACCCAACGCTTGCTACAGCAAAATTCGCGGGAGTAATATTAACAGGACGAACGGAGAACTTTGCTCAACTTAGTGAGAAATCATGGATTTATGCAAGTAGTGTTGGAGCGACTACCGAGGTGCTCCCCTATCTTGAACCTATCACATGA
- a CDS encoding gamma-glutamyl-gamma-aminobutyrate hydrolase family protein translates to MAIIGILGTPYNVIERSPFWWNKVSYTRQSFIDVFQDLGHTAIILPVDQPENAEKYMKLVDKIVLTGGADIAPRFYHEEPHQKLETTDPSRDAFELAAVKAAINENKAILGVCRGLQLLNVYFGGTLYQDLSQTSSDIKHRQSPTPQEIPTHHVTIKKNSSLGFLPEEYLVNSFHHQVIKDLGQDLTAIAHATDGFVEAIENTNKRILAVQWHPECTWQTEHFDKEIFRYFAEEL, encoded by the coding sequence ATGGCTATTATTGGAATCTTAGGAACTCCTTATAATGTAATAGAACGTTCTCCTTTTTGGTGGAATAAAGTAAGTTATACTCGTCAGTCTTTTATTGATGTTTTTCAAGATTTAGGACATACTGCCATTATCTTACCTGTTGACCAGCCCGAAAATGCTGAAAAATATATGAAACTCGTAGATAAAATTGTCCTAACTGGTGGCGCTGATATTGCTCCACGTTTTTACCACGAAGAACCACATCAAAAATTAGAAACAACTGACCCAAGCCGTGATGCTTTTGAATTGGCAGCAGTAAAAGCTGCCATTAACGAAAATAAAGCTATCCTCGGCGTTTGTCGTGGTTTACAACTCCTTAATGTTTATTTTGGTGGTACACTTTACCAAGATTTAAGCCAAACTTCAAGCGATATCAAACATCGTCAAAGTCCAACACCACAAGAAATCCCGACACATCATGTTACTATAAAAAAGAACAGCAGTCTTGGATTTCTTCCAGAAGAGTATCTAGTTAACTCTTTTCATCATCAGGTCATTAAAGATTTAGGTCAAGATTTAACGGCCATTGCCCACGCGACCGATGGATTTGTAGAGGCAATCGAAAATACCAATAAGCGAATCTTGGCTGTTCAATGGCATCCTGAATGTACTTGGCAAACTGAACATTTTGATAAGGAAATTTTTAGGTATTTCGCAGAAGAATTATAA
- a CDS encoding ECF transporter S component yields MRKKLVYRLAIIAILAALSSALRIWMAAFPNVKPITAMFFAFAIVLGLSDSLWIMALTMLATGLLLGFSPLVLGQIIVYAIIIVIFKGLSVLTDNIWFLSALTALLAMIFGVLISFISGMIYGFGAGGFVGYWLAGLPFDLAHAISTFIFFPIVMLILRRIKTLK; encoded by the coding sequence ATGAGAAAAAAATTAGTGTATCGCTTGGCAATCATTGCAATATTGGCAGCCTTGAGTTCGGCTTTGAGAATTTGGATGGCTGCTTTTCCTAATGTCAAACCAATTACGGCAATGTTTTTTGCTTTTGCAATCGTACTAGGATTATCAGATAGTTTATGGATTATGGCGCTTACGATGTTAGCGACAGGTTTATTATTAGGATTTTCACCACTAGTCTTGGGACAGATTATTGTTTATGCGATTATTATTGTTATCTTTAAGGGTCTGTCAGTACTGACAGACAATATTTGGTTTTTGTCAGCACTGACAGCGCTGCTTGCGATGATATTTGGGGTATTGATTAGTTTTATATCAGGTATGATTTACGGTTTTGGTGCAGGAGGGTTTGTTGGTTACTGGCTTGCAGGGTTACCTTTTGATTTAGCTCATGCTATTTCGACTTTTATCTTTTTCCCAATCGTTATGCTTATTTTACGTCGAATAAAAACACTCAAATAG
- the gltX gene encoding glutamate--tRNA ligase: MSDKIRVRYAPSPTGLLHIGNARTALFNYLFARHHGGDFIIRIEDTDRERHVEDGERSQLENLRWLGIDWDESPETHENYRQSERLSLYQKYIDQLLTEGKAYYSYKTPEELEADHEKQEAAGIPPHYINEYAGMNASEKEAYIAERKTQGITPVVRISVNETAIYKWNDIVKGDIEFEGGNIGGDWVIQKRDGYPTYNFAVVVDDHDMQISHVIRGDDHIANTPKQLVVYEALGWEAPRFGHMTLIINSETGKKLSKRDTNTLQFIEDYRKKGYMSDAIFNFIALLGWNPGGEKEIFSRAELIELFDEKRLSKSPAAFDQKKLDWMDNEYIKNADFADVFALTKPFLEAAGRLDNHAEELVKLYQPQMKSADEIVELTELFYGDFPELTEEAREMLAAETTPVALNSFRAKLAELDEADFTAENIFPLFKATQKETGVKGKMLWMPIRIAASGSMHGPELPETIALLGKAKVLAHLDAALNK; this comes from the coding sequence ATGTCAGACAAAATTCGCGTTCGCTACGCACCGTCACCAACAGGACTTTTACACATAGGTAATGCTCGTACTGCTCTTTTTAACTATCTTTTTGCTCGTCATCATGGGGGTGATTTTATTATCCGTATTGAAGATACTGACCGTGAAAGACATGTTGAAGACGGGGAACGTTCACAGCTTGAAAATCTCCGCTGGCTAGGGATTGATTGGGATGAAAGTCCTGAGACTCATGAAAATTATCGCCAGTCTGAGCGCCTTTCTTTATACCAAAAATATATAGACCAACTTCTTACTGAAGGGAAAGCTTACTACTCATACAAGACACCCGAAGAGCTTGAAGCTGACCATGAAAAACAAGAAGCGGCAGGAATTCCACCGCATTATATCAATGAATATGCAGGGATGAATGCGTCAGAAAAAGAAGCTTATATCGCTGAACGTAAAACTCAAGGAATTACGCCTGTTGTCCGTATTTCTGTAAATGAAACAGCAATTTACAAATGGAATGATATTGTCAAGGGTGATATTGAGTTTGAGGGTGGAAATATAGGCGGAGATTGGGTTATCCAAAAACGTGATGGTTATCCAACTTATAATTTCGCTGTTGTTGTTGATGATCATGATATGCAAATTTCGCATGTGATTCGTGGAGATGACCATATTGCTAATACTCCAAAACAACTGGTGGTTTATGAAGCGCTTGGCTGGGAAGCTCCACGGTTTGGTCATATGACTTTGATTATTAACTCTGAAACAGGGAAAAAATTGTCAAAACGTGACACAAATACTTTGCAATTTATTGAGGATTATCGTAAAAAAGGTTATATGTCTGATGCGATTTTCAACTTTATTGCTTTACTTGGTTGGAATCCTGGAGGGGAAAAAGAAATCTTCTCTCGTGCGGAATTGATTGAACTTTTTGATGAAAAACGTTTGTCTAAATCTCCAGCAGCTTTTGATCAAAAGAAATTGGACTGGATGGACAATGAATACATCAAGAATGCAGATTTTGCTGATGTTTTTGCGCTCACTAAACCATTTCTTGAAGCAGCGGGACGACTAGATAACCATGCAGAAGAGTTGGTTAAACTTTACCAACCGCAAATGAAATCAGCAGATGAAATTGTGGAATTGACAGAACTTTTCTATGGAGATTTTCCTGAGTTGACAGAGGAAGCACGAGAAATGCTTGCTGCTGAGACGACACCAGTTGCTCTGAATAGTTTCCGAGCAAAATTGGCAGAACTTGATGAGGCAGATTTTACTGCTGAAAATATCTTCCCATTATTTAAAGCGACTCAAAAGGAAACAGGGGTCAAGGGAAAAATGCTTTGGATGCCAATCCGTATTGCTGCATCTGGCTCAATGCACGGTCCAGAATTGCCAGAAACAATTGCCCTTCTTGGTAAAGCAAAAGTACTAGCACATTTAGATGCAGCATTGAACAAGTAA
- a CDS encoding RNA polymerase sigma factor has protein sequence MVYAIEVTKWLVLQGIKPEEAQDTVQDVFVKMLELDLIIPPSKLRSWMYRVSLRSYIDHYRRDKRYQEILSALTEELSVLTETSPDLHPFLARLKVTDRKLLEHFYYEGLSVKDLSVLTGYSVSKIKIDLYRARKKLKKILLEEGYDEWKI, from the coding sequence ATGGTTTATGCGATAGAAGTGACAAAATGGCTAGTCTTACAAGGAATCAAACCAGAAGAGGCGCAGGATACTGTGCAGGATGTTTTTGTTAAAATGCTTGAGCTTGACCTCATTATCCCACCATCAAAGTTGCGTTCTTGGATGTATCGAGTGTCACTAAGGAGCTACATTGATCATTATCGTCGAGATAAAAGGTATCAAGAAATCTTGTCAGCGCTGACAGAGGAATTATCAGTACTGACAGAAACATCTCCTGATTTACATCCTTTCTTAGCGAGGTTGAAAGTTACTGACAGAAAACTTTTGGAGCATTTTTATTATGAGGGACTGTCTGTTAAAGATTTGTCAGTGCTGACAGGATATTCTGTCAGTAAAATTAAGATTGATTTGTACCGCGCACGAAAAAAATTGAAAAAAATATTGTTAGAAGAAGGTTATGATGAATGGAAAATTTAG
- a CDS encoding cysteine hydrolase family protein translates to MVQDILFVIDLQNDVCDGIYRREELLAQVNERIALYRRVGRPILFIQHNDPWLEKGSSEWQLVDSLDAREVDLYMDKTHANGFYHTPLQELLTDLQVESIEFCGAQTEFCVNSTLVFAHGLGYRNFMQHGATSTFDHQQMTAQTTIDFYEQHLWEHRFLEFMD, encoded by the coding sequence ATGGTACAAGATATTTTATTTGTGATTGATTTGCAAAACGATGTGTGCGATGGAATTTATCGTAGAGAGGAACTACTGGCTCAAGTGAATGAGCGGATTGCGCTTTATCGAAGGGTGGGTCGACCTATTTTATTTATTCAGCATAATGATCCTTGGCTTGAAAAGGGAAGCAGTGAGTGGCAATTGGTGGATAGCCTTGATGCGCGTGAAGTTGATTTATATATGGACAAAACGCACGCAAATGGTTTTTATCATACGCCTCTCCAAGAGTTGTTGACTGATTTACAAGTTGAAAGTATTGAGTTTTGTGGCGCTCAAACGGAGTTTTGTGTGAATAGTACATTGGTTTTCGCTCATGGTTTGGGCTATCGAAACTTTATGCAACATGGTGCGACTTCGACTTTTGATCATCAACAGATGACTGCCCAGACTACGATTGATTTCTATGAGCAACATCTTTGGGAACATCGTTTTCTTGAATTTATGGATTAG